A single region of the Cronobacter condimenti 1330 genome encodes:
- the ugpA gene encoding sn-glycerol-3-phosphate ABC transporter permease UgpA — MSSSRPVFRASWLPYALLAPQLIITVVFFIWPAGEALWYSVQSVDPFGLSSQFVGLANFTQLFHDSYYLDSFWTTIKFSTLVTVSGLLISLFFAALVDYVVRGSRFYQTLMLLPYAVAPAIAAVLWIFLFNPGRGLITHVLEQMGYYWNHSQNSGQAMFLVVFASVWKQISYNFLFFFAALQSIPRSLVEAAAIDGAGPVRRFFKLSLPLIAPVSFFLLVVNLVYAFFDTFPVIDAATAGGPVQATTTLIYKIYREGFAGLDLSTSAAQSVVLMVLVIILTVVQFRYVESKVRYQ, encoded by the coding sequence ATGTCATCATCTCGTCCGGTGTTTCGCGCAAGCTGGCTGCCTTATGCGCTGCTGGCACCGCAGTTGATTATCACCGTTGTCTTTTTTATCTGGCCTGCGGGCGAGGCGCTCTGGTACTCGGTACAAAGCGTCGATCCGTTCGGGCTCTCCAGCCAGTTTGTCGGGCTTGCGAACTTCACGCAGCTCTTCCACGACAGCTATTATCTGGATTCCTTCTGGACGACGATCAAATTCAGCACGCTGGTGACGGTAAGCGGCCTTTTGATCTCGCTGTTCTTCGCGGCCCTGGTCGATTACGTGGTGCGCGGTAGCCGCTTTTATCAAACCTTGATGCTGCTGCCTTACGCCGTCGCACCGGCCATTGCCGCCGTACTGTGGATCTTCCTCTTCAACCCGGGGCGCGGGCTTATCACCCACGTGCTGGAGCAGATGGGCTACTACTGGAACCATTCGCAAAACAGCGGACAGGCGATGTTCCTGGTGGTGTTCGCCTCCGTCTGGAAGCAAATCAGCTATAACTTTCTGTTTTTCTTCGCGGCGTTGCAGTCGATTCCGCGCTCTCTGGTTGAGGCGGCCGCTATCGACGGCGCCGGGCCGGTACGTCGGTTCTTTAAGCTGTCGCTGCCGCTTATCGCGCCGGTGAGCTTTTTCCTGCTGGTGGTGAACCTGGTTTACGCCTTCTTCGACACCTTTCCGGTTATTGACGCCGCCACCGCAGGCGGGCCGGTGCAGGCCACCACGACGCTGATTTATAAGATTTACCGCGAAGGGTTCGCCGGGCTGGATCTCTCTACTTCTGCCGCGCAGTCGGTCGTGCTGATGGTGCTGGTTATCATCCTCACGGTGGTGCAGTTCCGCTATGTGGAAAGTAAGGTGCGTTACCAATGA
- the ugpB gene encoding sn-glycerol-3-phosphate ABC transporter substrate-binding protein UgpB, translated as MTASLRRTAICVALGWALSSQAMAATTIPFWHSMEGELGKEVNSLAQRFNQAHPEYKIEPVYKGNYEQSLAAGIAAFRTGNAPAILQVYEVGTATMMASKAIKPVYEVFNDAGIEFDESRFVPTVAGYYTDAKSGHLLSQPFNSSTPVLYYNKDAFKKAGLDPEQPPKTWQDLAAYTAKLKAAGMKCGYASGWQGWIQIENFSAWHGLPVATKNNGFDGTDAVLEFNKPEQVKHIALLQDLNKKGDFSYFGRKDESTEKFYNGDCAITTASSGSLADIRHYAKFNYGVGMMPYDADVKGAPQNAIIGGASLWVMQGKDKEMYKGVAEFLSFLAQPENAAEWHQKTGYLPITKAAYDLTREQGFYDKNPGADIATRQMLNKPPLPFTKGLRLGNMPQIRTVVDEELESVWTGKKTPQQALDSAVERGNQLLRRFEQSTKS; from the coding sequence ATGACAGCTTCGTTACGACGTACAGCAATTTGTGTGGCTCTGGGATGGGCGCTGAGCAGCCAGGCGATGGCGGCCACCACCATTCCGTTCTGGCATTCTATGGAAGGCGAACTGGGTAAAGAGGTGAATTCGCTGGCGCAGCGGTTCAACCAGGCTCACCCGGAATACAAAATCGAACCGGTTTATAAAGGTAACTACGAGCAGAGCCTGGCGGCGGGTATTGCGGCTTTCCGCACCGGCAACGCCCCGGCGATTTTGCAGGTCTACGAAGTAGGTACCGCCACCATGATGGCCTCCAAAGCTATCAAACCGGTGTACGAAGTTTTTAACGATGCTGGCATTGAATTCGACGAATCCCGGTTCGTCCCGACGGTCGCTGGTTATTACACCGACGCGAAAAGCGGGCATCTGCTCTCCCAACCGTTTAACAGCTCCACCCCGGTGCTGTACTACAACAAAGATGCCTTCAAAAAAGCGGGCTTAGATCCTGAGCAGCCGCCGAAAACCTGGCAGGACCTCGCCGCGTACACCGCGAAGCTGAAAGCAGCCGGGATGAAATGCGGCTATGCCAGCGGCTGGCAGGGATGGATCCAGATTGAAAACTTCAGCGCCTGGCACGGCCTGCCGGTCGCCACCAAAAATAACGGCTTTGACGGTACCGACGCGGTACTGGAGTTCAACAAGCCGGAGCAGGTGAAGCATATCGCGCTGTTGCAGGATCTGAACAAGAAGGGCGATTTCAGCTACTTCGGGCGCAAGGATGAGTCGACCGAGAAGTTCTATAACGGCGACTGCGCGATCACGACCGCTTCGTCCGGTTCGCTCGCAGACATCCGTCACTACGCCAAATTCAACTACGGTGTGGGCATGATGCCTTACGACGCCGACGTAAAAGGCGCGCCGCAGAACGCCATCATCGGCGGGGCGAGCCTGTGGGTGATGCAGGGCAAGGACAAAGAGATGTACAAAGGCGTCGCGGAATTCCTGAGCTTCCTGGCGCAACCGGAAAACGCTGCCGAATGGCACCAGAAAACCGGCTATCTTCCTATCACCAAAGCCGCCTACGACCTGACCCGCGAGCAGGGTTTCTATGACAAAAACCCGGGCGCCGATATCGCAACGCGCCAGATGCTGAACAAGCCGCCGTTGCCGTTCACCAAAGGGCTGCGTCTGGGCAATATGCCGCAGATCCGCACCGTGGTTGACGAAGAGCTGGAAAGCGTCTGGACCGGCAAGAAAACCCCGCAACAGGCGCTGGATTCCGCCGTTGAGCGTGGAAACCAGCTGTTGCGTCGCTTCGAGCAGTCGACGAAATCGTAA
- the livF gene encoding high-affinity branched-chain amino acid ABC transporter ATP-binding protein LivF, with translation MENVMLSFDKVSAHYGKIQALHEVSLHIKQGEIVTLIGANGAGKTTLLGTLCGDPRASTGRIVFDGKDITDWQTAKIMREAVAIVPEGRRVFSRMTVEENLAMGGFFADRSQFQTRIQRVYDLFPRLHERRIQRAGTMSGGEQQMLAIGRALMSQPRLLLLDEPSLGLAPIIIQQIFDTIEQLRSEGMTIFLVEQNANQALKLADRGYVLENGHVVLSDTGDALLANEAVRSAYLGG, from the coding sequence ATGGAAAACGTGATGTTGTCTTTTGACAAGGTGAGCGCGCACTACGGCAAAATCCAGGCGCTGCATGAGGTGAGCCTGCACATTAAGCAGGGCGAAATTGTCACCCTTATCGGCGCGAACGGCGCGGGAAAAACGACGCTGCTCGGTACACTGTGCGGCGATCCGCGTGCCTCCACGGGCCGTATCGTCTTTGACGGCAAAGACATTACCGACTGGCAGACGGCGAAAATCATGCGCGAGGCGGTGGCGATTGTGCCGGAAGGCCGTCGCGTGTTCTCCCGCATGACGGTGGAAGAGAATCTGGCGATGGGAGGGTTTTTCGCGGATCGCTCGCAGTTTCAGACACGTATTCAGCGTGTTTACGATCTCTTCCCGCGTCTGCATGAGCGCCGTATCCAGCGCGCCGGTACCATGTCTGGCGGTGAGCAGCAAATGCTGGCGATAGGCCGTGCGCTAATGAGCCAGCCGCGCCTGCTGCTGCTTGATGAACCGTCCCTCGGCCTTGCGCCCATCATCATCCAGCAGATTTTCGACACCATCGAACAGCTGCGCAGCGAAGGGATGACCATTTTCCTCGTGGAGCAAAACGCCAACCAGGCGCTGAAGCTCGCCGATCGTGGTTACGTGCTGGAAAACGGTCACGTGGTGCTATCCGATACCGGTGACGCGCTGCTCGCCAACGAGGCCGTGCGTAGCGCCTATCTGGGCGGCTAG
- the livG gene encoding high-affinity branched-chain amino acid ABC transporter ATP-binding protein LivG, whose translation MSQPLLSVSGLMMRFGGLLAVNNVSLELRPQEIVSLIGPNGAGKTTVFNCLTGFYKPTGGTIMLRDQHLEGLPGQQIARMGVVRTFQHVRLFREMTVIENLLVAQHQQLKSGLFSGLLKTPAFRRAHSEALDRAATWLERINLLQHANRQAGNLAYGDQRRLEIARCMVTQPEILMLDEPAAGLNPKETKELDELIVELRNHHNTTILLIEHDMKLVMGISDRIYVVNQGTPLANGTPEQIRNNPDVIRAYLGEA comes from the coding sequence ATGAGTCAGCCTTTATTATCCGTCAGCGGCCTGATGATGCGCTTTGGCGGCCTGCTTGCCGTCAATAATGTCTCTCTTGAGTTGCGCCCGCAGGAAATTGTCTCGCTGATTGGCCCGAACGGGGCCGGTAAAACCACGGTATTTAACTGCCTGACCGGCTTCTATAAGCCGACCGGCGGCACCATTATGCTGCGCGACCAGCATCTTGAAGGGCTGCCTGGCCAGCAGATTGCCCGCATGGGCGTGGTGCGCACGTTCCAGCACGTGCGTCTGTTCCGTGAAATGACGGTGATTGAAAACCTGCTGGTGGCGCAACACCAGCAACTGAAATCCGGGCTCTTTTCCGGCCTGCTGAAAACGCCCGCGTTTCGTCGTGCGCACAGCGAGGCGCTGGATCGCGCCGCTACCTGGCTTGAGCGCATCAACCTCTTACAGCACGCTAACCGCCAGGCGGGCAACCTCGCTTATGGCGATCAGCGTCGCCTGGAGATTGCCCGCTGCATGGTGACGCAGCCGGAGATCCTGATGCTCGATGAGCCTGCCGCGGGCCTTAACCCCAAAGAGACCAAAGAGCTGGATGAACTGATTGTCGAGCTGCGCAACCATCACAACACGACCATTCTGCTGATTGAGCACGACATGAAACTGGTGATGGGCATTTCAGATCGTATTTATGTGGTAAACCAGGGGACGCCGCTTGCCAACGGCACGCCGGAGCAGATCCGCAACAACCCTGATGTTATTCGCGCATACCTGGGTGAGGCATAA
- a CDS encoding high-affinity branched-chain amino acid ABC transporter permease LivM, whose protein sequence is MKPMHVFGALLAAAMFFVLAGVFMGVQLELNGTRLVVDTADSIRWEWIAVGTGVVFLFQLLRPLFQKGLKNVSGPKFILPAIDGSTAKQKLFLLGLLVVAVAWPFVVSRGTVDIATLTMIYVILGLGLNVVVGLSGLLVLGYGGFYAIGAYTFALLNHYYGLGFWTCLPLAGLVAAAAGFLLGFPVLRLRGDYLAIVTLGFGEIVRILLLNNTEITGGPNGISQIPKPTFFGLEFSRTAREGGWDTFSNFFGMKYDPSDRVIWLYLVALLLVVFSLFVINRLLRMPLGRAWEALREDEIACRSLGLNPTRIKLTAFTISAAFAGFAGTLFAARQGFVSPESFTFAESAFVLAIVVLGGMGSQFAVILAAILLVVSRELMRDLNEYSMLVLGGLMVLMMIWRPQGLLPMTRPQLKLKNGVSSKGEQA, encoded by the coding sequence ATGAAACCGATGCATGTGTTTGGGGCGCTGCTGGCCGCCGCGATGTTCTTCGTGCTGGCGGGCGTTTTTATGGGCGTTCAGCTTGAACTGAACGGCACCCGCCTGGTCGTCGACACCGCCGACAGCATCCGCTGGGAGTGGATTGCCGTCGGCACCGGCGTGGTCTTTTTATTCCAGCTGCTGCGCCCGTTGTTCCAGAAGGGCCTGAAAAATGTCTCCGGACCGAAGTTTATTCTGCCGGCGATTGATGGTTCGACTGCAAAACAGAAGCTGTTCCTGCTTGGCCTGCTGGTGGTCGCCGTGGCATGGCCGTTTGTGGTTTCACGCGGAACGGTGGATATCGCAACGCTCACCATGATCTACGTGATCCTCGGTCTCGGCCTGAATGTGGTCGTCGGGCTTTCCGGCCTGCTGGTACTCGGCTACGGCGGCTTTTACGCTATCGGCGCGTATACGTTCGCGCTGCTGAATCACTACTACGGGCTCGGCTTCTGGACCTGTCTGCCGCTCGCAGGCCTGGTCGCCGCCGCGGCCGGTTTTCTGCTCGGCTTCCCGGTATTGCGTCTGCGTGGCGACTACCTGGCGATTGTGACGCTCGGCTTTGGCGAAATCGTCCGTATTCTGCTGCTCAACAATACCGAAATCACTGGCGGCCCGAACGGCATCAGTCAGATCCCAAAACCGACTTTCTTTGGCCTGGAGTTCAGCCGTACCGCGCGCGAAGGCGGCTGGGACACCTTCAGTAATTTCTTCGGCATGAAATATGACCCGTCTGATCGCGTCATCTGGCTCTATCTGGTGGCGCTGCTGCTGGTGGTCTTCTCGCTGTTTGTGATTAACCGCCTGTTGCGTATGCCGCTTGGCCGCGCGTGGGAAGCGCTGCGTGAAGATGAAATCGCCTGCCGCTCGCTCGGTCTGAACCCGACGCGTATCAAGCTCACCGCGTTTACCATCAGCGCCGCCTTTGCGGGTTTCGCCGGGACGCTGTTTGCCGCGCGCCAGGGTTTTGTCAGCCCTGAATCGTTCACCTTCGCGGAATCCGCGTTCGTGCTGGCTATTGTGGTGCTGGGTGGGATGGGCTCGCAGTTTGCGGTGATCCTGGCGGCGATTCTGCTGGTGGTGTCGCGCGAACTGATGCGTGACCTGAATGAATACAGCATGCTGGTGCTCGGCGGCCTGATGGTGCTGATGATGATCTGGCGTCCGCAGGGTTTGCTGCCGATGACGCGCCCGCAACTGAAACTGAAAAATGGCGTTAGCAGTAAAGGAGAGCAGGCATGA
- the livH gene encoding high-affinity branched-chain amino acid ABC transporter permease LivH: protein MSEQFLYFLQQMFNGVTLGSTYALIAIGYTMVYGIIGMINFAHGEVYMIGSYVSFMIIAALMMMGIDTSWLLVGAAFIGAIVVSSAYGWSIERVAYRPVRSSKRLIALISAIGMSIFLQNYVSLTQGSRDVALPSLFNGQWTIGSSENFAATITTMQLVIWIVTFIAMLALTLFIRYSRMGRACRACAEDLKMASLLGINTDRVIALTFVIGAAMAAVAGVLLGQFYGVINPYIGFMAGMKAFTAAVLGGIGSIPGAMIGGLILGVTEALTSAYLSTEYKDVVSFALLIGVLLVMPTGILGRPEVEKV from the coding sequence ATGTCCGAGCAGTTTCTCTATTTTCTGCAGCAGATGTTTAACGGCGTCACGCTGGGCAGTACTTACGCGCTGATCGCCATCGGCTACACCATGGTCTACGGCATTATCGGCATGATTAACTTCGCCCACGGCGAGGTCTATATGATTGGCAGCTACGTGTCATTCATGATCATCGCCGCCCTCATGATGATGGGTATCGATACCAGCTGGCTGTTGGTCGGCGCGGCATTTATCGGCGCGATTGTTGTCTCCAGCGCCTACGGCTGGAGCATTGAGCGCGTGGCTTATCGTCCTGTACGCAGTTCCAAGCGCCTGATTGCGCTTATCTCCGCCATCGGGATGTCTATTTTCCTGCAAAACTACGTCAGCCTGACGCAGGGCTCGCGCGACGTCGCGCTCCCGAGCCTCTTTAACGGCCAGTGGACCATTGGCAGCAGCGAGAATTTCGCTGCCACCATCACGACAATGCAGTTGGTTATCTGGATTGTGACCTTTATCGCGATGCTCGCGCTGACGCTGTTCATCCGTTATTCCCGGATGGGGCGCGCCTGTCGTGCCTGCGCAGAAGATCTCAAAATGGCGAGCCTGCTTGGCATCAATACCGATCGCGTGATCGCGCTGACCTTTGTCATCGGCGCCGCGATGGCGGCGGTGGCAGGCGTTTTGCTCGGTCAGTTCTACGGCGTTATCAACCCCTACATCGGCTTTATGGCCGGGATGAAAGCGTTCACCGCCGCGGTGCTTGGCGGCATCGGCAGTATTCCGGGTGCAATGATTGGCGGCCTTATTCTGGGCGTCACCGAGGCGCTGACCTCGGCGTATCTCAGCACCGAATATAAAGATGTGGTGTCGTTTGCCCTGTTGATCGGCGTCCTGCTGGTGATGCCGACCGGTATTCTGGGTCGCCCGGAGGTAGAAAAAGTATGA
- the panM gene encoding aspartate 1-decarboxylase autocleavage activator PanM, translating into MKLTILRLHTLSEQDKIDLAKIWPEYPSESLRLDENHRIYAARFNERLLGAVRVTLRGTEGAMDSLRVREVTRRRGVGHYLIEETIRDNPSMTDWWVMDIGVEDYNVMNAFMQTLGFNAQQDGWVKRLEA; encoded by the coding sequence ATGAAACTCACTATCCTTCGTCTGCATACCCTGAGCGAACAGGACAAAATCGACCTCGCGAAGATCTGGCCGGAATATCCTTCTGAATCGCTGCGTCTTGATGAGAACCACCGGATTTATGCCGCGCGCTTTAACGAGCGGCTGCTGGGCGCGGTGCGCGTGACGCTGCGCGGCACCGAAGGCGCCATGGATTCTCTGCGGGTACGGGAAGTCACGCGTCGTCGCGGCGTTGGGCATTACCTGATTGAAGAGACGATCCGCGATAACCCGTCGATGACCGACTGGTGGGTGATGGATATCGGTGTGGAAGACTACAACGTGATGAACGCGTTTATGCAGACGCTGGGCTTTAACGCGCAGCAGGATGGCTGGGTGAAGCGGTTAGAGGCGTGA
- a CDS encoding branched-chain amino acid ABC transporter substrate-binding protein has protein sequence MKMKGKALLAGAIALAMSSMAMAEDIKIAVVGAMSGPVAQYGDQEFTGAEQAVADINAKGGIKGNKLVITKYDDACDPKQAVAVANKVVNDGVKYVIGHLCSSSTQPASDIYEDEGILMITPAATAPELTARGYQLILRTTGLDSDQGPTAAKYILDKVKPKNIAIIHDKQQYGEGLARAVQDGLKKGGANVVFFDGITAGEKDFSTLVARLKKENIDFVYYGGYHPEMGQILRQARAAGLKTQFMGPEGVANVSLSNIAGDAAEGMLVTKPKNYDQVPANKPIVDAIKAKKQDPSGAFVWTTYAALQSLAAGLNQSDDPAAIAKYLKANSVDTVMGPLSWDSKGDLKGFEFGVFTWHANGTATDAK, from the coding sequence ATGAAAATGAAGGGTAAAGCGTTACTGGCAGGCGCAATTGCGCTGGCGATGAGCAGCATGGCGATGGCGGAAGACATTAAAATTGCCGTGGTAGGCGCCATGTCTGGCCCGGTAGCGCAATACGGCGACCAGGAATTCACCGGTGCCGAGCAGGCGGTTGCTGATATCAACGCCAAAGGCGGTATCAAAGGCAACAAGCTGGTTATCACCAAATATGACGACGCCTGCGACCCGAAACAAGCGGTGGCGGTGGCGAACAAAGTGGTTAACGACGGCGTAAAATATGTCATCGGTCACCTGTGCTCCTCTTCCACGCAGCCGGCGTCTGATATCTATGAAGACGAAGGCATCCTGATGATTACACCTGCCGCAACGGCGCCGGAACTGACCGCGCGCGGTTATCAGCTGATCCTGCGCACCACGGGTCTGGATTCCGACCAGGGCCCGACTGCGGCAAAATACATCCTTGATAAGGTCAAACCGAAGAACATCGCCATCATTCATGACAAACAGCAATACGGTGAAGGTCTGGCGCGTGCGGTGCAGGACGGCCTGAAGAAAGGCGGCGCTAATGTGGTCTTCTTCGACGGTATTACCGCAGGCGAAAAAGATTTCTCCACGCTGGTGGCGCGTCTGAAGAAAGAAAACATCGATTTTGTTTACTACGGTGGTTATCACCCGGAGATGGGGCAGATCCTGCGCCAGGCGCGCGCGGCAGGCCTGAAAACCCAGTTTATGGGCCCGGAAGGCGTGGCGAACGTGTCGCTGTCTAACATCGCGGGCGATGCAGCCGAAGGCATGCTGGTGACCAAGCCGAAGAACTACGATCAGGTACCCGCGAACAAACCGATTGTGGACGCCATCAAAGCGAAGAAACAGGATCCGAGCGGCGCGTTTGTGTGGACCACTTACGCCGCGCTGCAGTCTCTGGCCGCTGGCCTGAACCAGAGCGACGACCCGGCGGCAATCGCCAAATACCTGAAAGCGAATTCGGTAGACACCGTGATGGGGCCGCTCTCCTGGGATTCGAAGGGCGATCTGAAAGGCTTTGAGTTTGGCGTGTTTACCTGGCATGCCAATGGTACGGCGACCGACGCCAAATAA
- a CDS encoding aromatic amino acid transport family protein — MSDNTTPASLWAARERAASSPKSLSFVEGVAMIVGTNIGAGVLSIAYASSKAGFLPLLFWLAVVGVLTTITMLYVAEATLRTRAHLQLSGLAGRYVGRLGAWLMFASVCVNSVGALTAYMTGSGKLLSSLIGVSPAVGSLIFFIPAAGILWLGLKAIGRGEKFISIGMVVMIAVLVVATLLHESTEMRWLLDGDWRYMVPVFNVTAFCFAAQYIVPEMARGFVDKPEKLPKAIIAGMAITFTLLALVPLSVIALSGLEGISEVATISWGRALGEWAFFSANIFALCAMLTSYWGLGGSFLTNIFDKFRLGDDAQPLKRLGVLAVVALPPFALAYSGMVSFVNALYFAGVFSGVILSVMPILILRGARRRGEITPRWQCSWSTHPLIQTVIVLLYVASAIYAVLSAFGYLPAGW; from the coding sequence ATGTCTGATAACACCACGCCCGCATCACTGTGGGCTGCCCGAGAGCGGGCCGCGTCATCCCCCAAATCCCTGAGCTTCGTCGAAGGCGTGGCGATGATCGTCGGCACCAATATTGGCGCAGGCGTGCTTTCTATCGCCTATGCCTCCAGCAAAGCGGGCTTCCTGCCGCTACTTTTCTGGCTCGCTGTCGTCGGCGTGCTGACCACCATCACCATGCTCTACGTTGCCGAAGCCACGCTGCGCACCCGCGCGCATTTACAGTTAAGCGGGCTGGCAGGGCGTTACGTCGGACGCCTCGGCGCCTGGCTAATGTTTGCCTCGGTGTGCGTGAACAGCGTCGGCGCGCTCACCGCCTACATGACCGGCAGCGGCAAACTGTTAAGCTCGCTTATCGGCGTGTCGCCAGCGGTAGGCAGCCTGATTTTCTTCATCCCGGCGGCGGGTATTCTCTGGCTTGGGTTAAAGGCCATCGGGCGCGGCGAGAAATTTATCAGTATCGGCATGGTGGTCATGATAGCGGTGCTGGTTGTCGCCACGTTGCTGCATGAATCGACCGAAATGCGCTGGCTGCTGGACGGCGACTGGCGCTATATGGTGCCGGTATTCAATGTCACCGCGTTCTGCTTTGCCGCGCAATATATCGTGCCCGAGATGGCGCGGGGCTTTGTCGACAAGCCGGAGAAATTGCCTAAAGCCATTATTGCCGGGATGGCCATCACGTTTACGCTGCTGGCGCTGGTGCCGCTTTCGGTCATCGCGTTAAGCGGGCTTGAGGGTATCTCTGAAGTCGCGACCATCTCCTGGGGTCGGGCGCTGGGCGAATGGGCTTTCTTCTCCGCCAACATTTTTGCGCTGTGCGCCATGCTCACCTCTTACTGGGGTCTCGGCGGCAGCTTTCTGACCAATATCTTCGACAAATTCCGCCTGGGGGACGACGCACAGCCGCTTAAACGCCTCGGCGTGCTGGCGGTTGTTGCGCTGCCGCCCTTCGCGCTGGCCTACAGTGGCATGGTCTCTTTTGTGAACGCGCTCTACTTTGCGGGCGTTTTCAGCGGCGTGATCCTCTCTGTTATGCCTATCCTTATTTTGCGCGGCGCGCGTCGTCGTGGCGAGATCACGCCCCGCTGGCAATGCAGCTGGAGTACCCATCCGCTGATTCAGACAGTGATCGTGTTGCTCTATGTCGCCAGCGCCATTTATGCGGTGTTGTCCGCCTTCGGTTATCTGCCCGCAGGCTGGTAA
- a CDS encoding 4-aminobutyrate--2-oxoglutarate transaminase: MKNSELNQRRQSATPRGVGVMCGFYAEKAENATLWDVEGNEIIDFAAGIAVLNTGHRHPRIVEAIENQLRAFTHTAYQIVPYESYVSLAERINACAPINGPAKTAFFTTGAEAVENAVKIARAYTRRPGLITFGGGFHGRTFMTMALTGKVAPYKIGFGPFPGSVFHAQYPNALHGVSVDDAMASLDRIFKADIAPDQVAAIVLEPVQGEGGFNVAPPAFMQALRALCDEHGILLIADEVQTGFARTGKLFAMEHYSVKPDLLTMAKSLAGGMPLSGVVGRAEVMDAPAPGGLGGTYAGNPLAVAAAHAVLDVIDEEHLCQRANELGQHLKEVLNQARTHCPAIAEVRGQGSMVAVEFNDPHTGKPSPSFTQEVQARAREEGLLLLSCGVYGNVIRFLYPLTIPDAQFSKALEILSRALGR; the protein is encoded by the coding sequence GTGAAAAATTCAGAATTGAATCAACGTCGTCAGAGCGCCACCCCACGTGGCGTTGGCGTGATGTGCGGCTTTTATGCCGAAAAAGCCGAAAACGCCACCCTGTGGGACGTGGAAGGCAACGAGATTATCGACTTTGCGGCAGGCATCGCGGTGCTAAACACCGGTCATCGTCATCCGCGTATCGTGGAGGCTATCGAAAATCAACTGCGCGCCTTTACCCACACGGCGTACCAGATTGTGCCGTACGAAAGCTATGTATCGCTTGCCGAGCGCATCAATGCGTGCGCGCCCATTAATGGCCCGGCGAAAACCGCGTTCTTCACAACCGGCGCAGAAGCCGTCGAAAACGCGGTGAAAATCGCCCGCGCGTATACCCGTCGCCCAGGGCTGATTACTTTTGGCGGCGGTTTCCATGGCCGCACATTTATGACGATGGCGCTCACCGGCAAGGTCGCGCCGTACAAAATCGGCTTCGGCCCGTTCCCGGGCTCGGTTTTCCATGCCCAGTACCCGAATGCGCTGCACGGCGTGTCGGTGGATGATGCGATGGCGAGCCTGGATCGCATTTTCAAAGCCGATATCGCACCGGATCAGGTGGCGGCGATTGTGCTGGAGCCGGTGCAGGGCGAAGGAGGCTTTAACGTGGCGCCGCCGGCGTTTATGCAGGCGCTGCGTGCGCTGTGTGACGAGCACGGCATTCTCCTGATTGCCGATGAGGTGCAAACCGGCTTTGCGCGCACCGGCAAGCTATTCGCAATGGAGCACTACAGCGTGAAGCCTGACCTGCTGACAATGGCGAAAAGCCTTGCAGGCGGAATGCCGCTCTCCGGCGTTGTTGGTCGCGCAGAGGTGATGGACGCGCCAGCCCCGGGTGGCCTTGGCGGGACGTATGCGGGCAACCCGCTGGCTGTCGCGGCCGCGCACGCGGTGCTGGATGTCATCGATGAAGAACACTTGTGCCAGCGCGCAAACGAGCTGGGCCAGCACCTGAAAGAGGTGCTCAACCAGGCGCGTACGCATTGCCCGGCCATCGCCGAGGTGCGCGGGCAAGGTTCAATGGTGGCGGTGGAGTTTAACGATCCGCACACCGGCAAACCGTCGCCGTCGTTTACCCAGGAAGTGCAGGCCCGCGCCCGCGAAGAGGGGCTGCTGCTGCTGAGCTGCGGCGTTTACGGCAACGTTATCCGCTTCCTTTACCCGTTAACCATCCCGGATGCGCAGTTCAGCAAAGCGCTGGAGATCCTCTCCCGCGCGCTGGGGCGGTAA